A part of Paenibacillus sp. IHBB 10380 genomic DNA contains:
- the leuB gene encoding 3-isopropylmalate dehydrogenase: MSEVKKIAVISGDGIGPEVVAEAEKVLKRTEELFGYSFETEHALFGGIAIDERGTPLPLETLDICKKADAVLLGAVGGPKWDNNSKELRPETGLLGIRKELGLFSNLRPAVVFDCLKDASTLKPEVLEGTDLMVVRELTGGIYFGEKFRRQGEHGEEAVDTCAYNVMEIERIVRQAFEIAQKRRKKLASVDKANVLETSRLWREVVNRVAPEYPDVELEHILVDNCAMQLLRRPASFDVIVTENMFGDILSDEAAMLTGSIGMLSSASMGEGSYGLYEPVHGSAPDIAGQELANPIATILSVALMFRLTFGYSDAADSIEAAVSDVLNAGHRTSDIAVDKSKAIGTSQMGDLIVAAMKK; encoded by the coding sequence ATGTCAGAAGTTAAGAAGATAGCAGTCATTTCAGGAGATGGCATTGGACCAGAGGTTGTTGCAGAAGCAGAGAAAGTATTGAAACGCACAGAGGAATTATTCGGATATTCGTTTGAAACAGAGCATGCACTATTCGGTGGGATTGCAATTGATGAGAGAGGAACACCATTGCCGCTAGAGACACTTGATATTTGTAAAAAGGCTGATGCAGTTCTTCTAGGTGCTGTTGGTGGACCTAAATGGGACAACAACTCTAAAGAACTTCGACCAGAGACAGGATTGCTTGGTATTCGTAAAGAACTTGGATTGTTCTCTAATCTTCGTCCAGCTGTCGTATTTGATTGTTTGAAGGATGCTTCTACATTGAAACCAGAAGTTCTTGAAGGTACAGATCTGATGGTCGTACGTGAATTGACAGGCGGTATTTACTTCGGTGAGAAATTCAGACGTCAAGGTGAACATGGAGAAGAAGCAGTAGATACGTGCGCATACAATGTTATGGAAATAGAGCGTATCGTCCGCCAAGCTTTTGAAATCGCACAAAAACGTCGTAAGAAGTTAGCATCCGTAGATAAAGCAAACGTTCTTGAAACCTCTCGGCTATGGCGCGAAGTTGTAAACCGTGTTGCACCGGAATATCCAGATGTTGAGCTAGAGCACATTCTTGTCGATAACTGTGCTATGCAGCTATTACGTCGTCCTGCAAGTTTTGATGTTATCGTAACTGAGAACATGTTCGGTGATATTTTGAGTGATGAAGCAGCTATGCTAACAGGTTCTATTGGAATGTTGTCATCGGCTTCTATGGGGGAAGGTAGTTATGGATTATACGAGCCGGTACATGGTTCTGCACCTGATATCGCAGGCCAAGAACTAGCCAATCCTATTGCTACAATATTGTCAGTTGCGCTTATGTTCCGCTTAACCTTTGGATATAGTGATGCAGCAGATTCGATTGAGGCAGCTGTATCTGATGTACTAAATGCAGGTCATCGGACAAGTGATATTGCAGTGGATAAGAGCAAAGCTATCGGAACAAGCCAAATGGGCGATTTAATCGTTGCGGCCATGAAAAAATAG
- a CDS encoding 2-isopropylmalate synthase, protein MRKIYVFDTTLRDGEQSPGVNLNTREKVEIAYQLEKLGIDRMEAGFPAASPGDLAAVNAVAKAVKNVTVIGLSRSREQDIEAVREALQGAQDPCIHIFLATSPIHRKHKLRMDKNQVLETAQSSIRYAKKYFSKVEFSLEDAGRTELDFVAEMVGMAIREGASVVNIPDTVGYLNPAEYGAIFKYVKENVPDVEKIQLSAHCHNDLGMATANTLAAIQNGADQIEGTINGIGERAGNTAIEEIAMALATRQEFFNATTSLKLSEIARTSRLVSKLTGMVVPGNKAIVGANAFAHESGIHQDGMLKEKTTYEIMTPESIGLKESKLVLGKHSGRHAFREKLDELGYKLEDEQLNRAFAKFKELADKKKEVSDDDLLALLEEKLIDTPEVFKLETIYVTYGNESVPTAKVHILKEENQVIIEEAEGNGSVDAIYNAIDKATQEEVRLEDYSIKSVSQGKDALGEVHVILAQNDIAAQGRGLSTDILEASARAYVDAVNKLIEKRNTL, encoded by the coding sequence GTGCGCAAAATTTATGTTTTTGACACTACGCTGAGAGATGGAGAACAATCTCCGGGCGTGAACTTAAATACCCGTGAAAAGGTAGAGATTGCATACCAACTTGAAAAACTAGGCATTGACCGGATGGAAGCAGGTTTTCCGGCGGCTTCGCCTGGCGATTTAGCAGCGGTTAATGCTGTAGCAAAGGCCGTCAAGAATGTGACTGTAATTGGCCTCTCACGTTCTCGTGAACAAGATATTGAGGCTGTTCGCGAAGCATTGCAAGGAGCCCAAGATCCATGTATTCACATCTTTCTGGCGACTTCTCCAATTCATCGCAAACATAAGTTACGTATGGATAAGAATCAGGTACTTGAGACTGCACAATCTTCGATTCGTTATGCGAAGAAATATTTCTCTAAAGTGGAGTTTTCACTGGAGGATGCAGGACGCACAGAGCTTGATTTTGTGGCCGAAATGGTAGGAATGGCTATAAGGGAAGGCGCTTCTGTCGTTAACATTCCGGATACAGTTGGATATCTGAATCCAGCCGAGTATGGTGCTATCTTCAAATATGTTAAGGAAAATGTACCTGACGTTGAGAAGATACAGCTAAGTGCTCATTGCCATAATGACTTAGGAATGGCAACTGCGAATACGCTTGCAGCCATTCAGAATGGGGCAGATCAGATTGAAGGCACGATCAATGGCATTGGTGAGCGAGCTGGAAATACGGCAATTGAAGAAATAGCTATGGCTTTAGCAACGCGTCAGGAATTCTTCAATGCAACTACATCCTTGAAATTGTCTGAAATTGCCCGCACAAGTAGACTTGTCAGTAAGCTAACAGGGATGGTTGTTCCAGGTAACAAAGCTATTGTCGGCGCTAATGCATTCGCCCATGAATCGGGTATTCATCAGGATGGAATGCTGAAGGAAAAGACAACATATGAGATTATGACACCTGAATCTATTGGTCTTAAGGAAAGTAAACTTGTCCTTGGTAAGCATTCGGGACGGCATGCATTCCGTGAGAAACTAGATGAGCTCGGTTATAAGCTAGAAGACGAGCAATTGAATCGTGCCTTTGCTAAGTTCAAAGAGCTTGCTGATAAGAAGAAGGAAGTATCTGATGATGATCTTCTTGCGCTATTGGAAGAGAAGCTGATTGATACACCGGAAGTATTTAAGCTGGAGACGATTTATGTTACTTATGGTAATGAATCTGTACCCACAGCTAAAGTACACATCTTAAAAGAAGAGAATCAAGTCATTATTGAGGAAGCTGAAGGAAATGGATCGGTAGATGCTATATACAATGCCATTGATAAAGCTACCCAAGAAGAAGTGAGACTTGAGGATTATTCTATTAAGTCAGTTTCACAAGGTAAAGATGCACTAGGTGAAGTACACGTTATTCTAGCTCAGAATGATATCGCAGCACAGGGACGTGGATTAAGCACTGATATCTTGGAGGCTAGCGCACGTGCTTATGTGGACGCTGTTAATAAATTGATTGAGAAGCGTAACACATTGTAA
- the ilvC gene encoding ketol-acid reductoisomerase → MAITTYYEKDAELSVLKGKTVAVIGYGSQGHAQAQNLRDSGLSVVIGLREGKSFEKAKNDGFEVLSVAEATRRADVVQILMPDETQASVYHNDIEPNLKEGAALMFSHGFNIHFGQITAPKGTDVLLIAPKSPGHMVRRTYVEGFGVPGLIAIEQDATGNAKEIGLAYAKGIGCTRAGVIETSFREETETDLFGEQAVLCGGVTALIKAGFETLTEAGYAPEMAYFECLHEMKLIVDMIYEGGMANMRDSISNTAEYGDYVTGPRVVTDETKKAMKAVLTDIQQGKFARDFILENQSNNAFMTATRRNEANHPIEIVGAQLREMMHWIDKK, encoded by the coding sequence ATGGCAATTACAACTTATTATGAAAAAGATGCAGAGCTTAGCGTGTTGAAAGGAAAAACAGTGGCGGTTATCGGTTACGGTAGCCAAGGTCATGCACAAGCACAAAACTTACGTGATAGTGGATTGAGCGTTGTTATTGGTCTACGTGAAGGTAAATCATTCGAAAAAGCTAAAAATGATGGTTTTGAAGTTCTTTCAGTAGCTGAAGCAACTCGTCGTGCAGATGTGGTACAAATCCTTATGCCAGATGAAACCCAAGCATCTGTATACCACAATGATATTGAACCGAACCTTAAAGAAGGCGCAGCATTGATGTTCTCTCACGGCTTCAACATCCATTTCGGACAAATCACAGCTCCTAAGGGTACAGACGTACTATTAATTGCTCCTAAATCACCAGGACACATGGTTCGTCGTACGTATGTAGAGGGTTTTGGGGTTCCTGGATTGATCGCAATTGAACAAGATGCAACAGGTAATGCCAAAGAAATCGGTCTTGCATATGCTAAAGGAATCGGCTGTACACGTGCAGGTGTTATTGAAACTTCATTCCGTGAAGAAACAGAGACAGATTTGTTCGGTGAGCAAGCTGTACTATGTGGTGGAGTAACAGCTCTAATTAAAGCAGGTTTTGAAACATTGACAGAAGCAGGATATGCACCAGAAATGGCATACTTTGAATGTTTGCATGAAATGAAACTTATCGTGGACATGATTTATGAAGGCGGTATGGCTAACATGCGTGATTCCATCTCTAACACAGCAGAGTATGGTGATTATGTTACAGGTCCACGTGTAGTTACAGACGAAACGAAGAAAGCAATGAAAGCTGTATTGACTGATATTCAACAAGGTAAATTTGCACGTGACTTTATTCTTGAGAATCAATCTAACAATGCCTTCATGACAGCGACTCGTCGTAATGAAGCTAATCATCCTATCGAAATTGTGGGAGCACAACTACGTGAAATGATGCATTGGATTGATAAAAAATAA
- the ilvN gene encoding acetolactate synthase small subunit: protein MSMRHTIAVLVNDQPGVLQRVSGLFGRRGFNIESITVGQSEEVGLSRMVIVTIGDDTTLEQIEKQLYKLIDVIKVINLGYKPMVARELALIKVKSETSERPEIMGVVETFRASVVDIGSDSMMVQVVGDTIKIDAMIELLKPYGIRELSRTGVTAMIRGNV from the coding sequence ATGAGTATGAGACATACGATTGCTGTCCTTGTAAATGACCAACCAGGTGTGTTACAACGTGTTTCGGGATTATTTGGACGAAGAGGATTCAATATTGAAAGTATTACAGTCGGTCAATCCGAGGAAGTTGGACTTTCACGCATGGTCATTGTCACGATTGGTGATGATACGACACTAGAACAGATTGAGAAACAGCTCTATAAGTTAATTGACGTTATTAAGGTTATTAATCTAGGTTATAAACCGATGGTAGCTCGTGAGTTAGCCTTGATCAAGGTGAAATCAGAAACATCAGAACGACCAGAAATTATGGGTGTAGTTGAAACGTTCCGTGCATCCGTAGTGGACATTGGTAGTGACAGTATGATGGTACAAGTGGTTGGAGATACGATTAAAATTGACGCGATGATTGAATTGTTGAAGCCATACGGTATTCGTGAGTTGTCACGCACCGGGGTTACTGCTATGATTCGTGGTAATGTGTGA
- the ilvB gene encoding biosynthetic-type acetolactate synthase large subunit has translation MSEQIPAKQSTEQLREKWMKPEVISGSEILLRSLLLEGVECVFGYPGGAVLYIYDAMYGFDDFKHVLTRHEQGAIHAADGYARASGKVGVCIATSGPGATNLVTGIATAYMDSVPMVVITGNVATTLIGTDAFQEADITGITMPITKHSYLVRDVEDLPRVIHEAFHIASTGRKGPVLIDIPKDVSAAKTLFQPGESINLRGYNPRTVPNKLQLDKLVAAIEQAERPFILAGGGVIYSGAHEALHEFVTKTEIPITTTLLGLGAFPSGHELWTGMPGMHGTYGSNHAIQQCDLLINIGARFDDRVTGKLNGFAPLAKIVHIDIDPAEIGKNVPTDIPIVGDVKTALEMINGDVKRTDKADAWRAQVKQWKQEQPFRYKDSEEVLKPQWVIEMLNETTKGEAIVTTDVGQHQMWAAQYYKFNNPRSWITSGGLGTMGFGLPSAIGAQMAEPERLVISINGDGGIQMCSQELAICAINNIPVKVVIINNQVLGMVRQWQELIYDTRYSHIDLAGSPDFVKLAEAYGVKGLRASNKEEARKVWQEALDTPGPVVVEFIVEKYENVYPMVTQGSTIDQMLLGDESV, from the coding sequence ATGAGTGAGCAAATTCCTGCAAAACAGTCGACAGAACAATTACGTGAGAAATGGATGAAGCCGGAAGTCATTAGTGGCTCGGAAATATTGCTCCGCAGTCTTCTATTGGAGGGTGTTGAATGTGTTTTTGGTTACCCTGGTGGTGCCGTACTTTACATTTATGATGCGATGTATGGATTCGATGATTTCAAACATGTATTGACACGACATGAGCAAGGGGCCATCCACGCCGCGGATGGATATGCGCGAGCAAGTGGGAAAGTTGGAGTATGTATTGCTACTTCTGGACCTGGGGCAACGAATTTAGTTACGGGTATTGCTACTGCATACATGGACTCCGTACCCATGGTAGTTATTACAGGTAACGTTGCAACGACCCTAATTGGGACAGATGCATTCCAAGAGGCTGATATTACAGGTATTACAATGCCAATCACGAAACATAGTTACTTGGTAAGAGATGTTGAGGATTTACCAAGAGTCATCCATGAAGCTTTTCATATCGCATCAACGGGTCGTAAAGGACCAGTCCTAATCGATATCCCTAAAGATGTATCTGCAGCTAAAACGTTGTTCCAACCAGGTGAATCCATTAATCTTCGTGGATATAACCCGCGAACCGTGCCTAATAAATTACAGTTAGATAAGCTAGTCGCAGCTATTGAACAAGCTGAGCGCCCATTCATTCTTGCAGGTGGCGGAGTTATATACTCAGGAGCACATGAAGCTCTTCACGAGTTCGTTACTAAAACTGAGATTCCAATTACGACTACACTACTGGGACTTGGAGCATTTCCAAGTGGACATGAGTTGTGGACAGGAATGCCGGGAATGCATGGAACTTATGGTTCGAATCATGCGATACAGCAATGTGACTTGTTGATTAATATCGGAGCTCGCTTCGATGACCGTGTGACAGGGAAACTGAATGGATTTGCACCGTTAGCCAAAATTGTTCATATTGACATTGATCCTGCTGAAATAGGCAAAAATGTACCGACAGACATTCCCATCGTAGGTGATGTGAAGACGGCACTAGAAATGATCAATGGTGATGTGAAGCGTACAGATAAAGCAGATGCTTGGAGAGCGCAAGTTAAACAATGGAAGCAGGAGCAACCTTTTAGATATAAAGATTCCGAAGAAGTATTGAAACCGCAGTGGGTTATTGAAATGCTGAACGAAACAACGAAGGGGGAAGCGATCGTTACAACGGATGTTGGACAACATCAAATGTGGGCGGCGCAATACTATAAGTTCAATAACCCACGGTCATGGATTACATCAGGTGGACTTGGAACTATGGGCTTTGGTCTTCCATCCGCTATAGGTGCTCAGATGGCAGAGCCGGAACGTCTGGTTATCTCTATTAATGGAGATGGAGGCATTCAGATGTGTTCTCAGGAATTAGCCATATGTGCGATTAACAATATACCTGTTAAAGTCGTGATTATTAATAATCAAGTGCTTGGGATGGTACGCCAATGGCAAGAGCTTATTTATGATACTCGATACAGTCATATCGATCTTGCTGGAAGTCCAGATTTCGTGAAACTGGCTGAAGCATACGGTGTGAAGGGACTTCGAGCAAGTAATAAAGAAGAAGCACGTAAGGTATGGCAAGAAGCACTTGATACCCCGGGGCCCGTTGTGGTGGAGTTCATAGTTGAAAAATACGAGAATGTCTATCCAATGGTTACGCAGGGCTCGACTATTGATCAAATGTTGTTGGGAGATGAATCAGTATGA
- a CDS encoding GNAT family N-acetyltransferase, whose protein sequence is MIRYRRPKQDDAVIMHLIETELVPLSSMTPKQLDEIKKEMPKRLSQGVTLVASSCYEGDAIGFVHFMLHGDLLYIDMLAVAPAAKRKRWGILLMIQAERFAKSRGCKRSKLMVDTVNSSGLVFYSKLGYSTIRLHSSSQSYELEKFL, encoded by the coding sequence ATGATTCGCTACCGAAGACCTAAACAGGATGATGCTGTCATTATGCATTTGATTGAAACAGAGCTTGTCCCTCTATCAAGTATGACTCCCAAACAGCTCGATGAGATTAAAAAAGAAATGCCCAAAAGATTGAGTCAAGGGGTCACTTTAGTCGCCTCCTCTTGTTATGAGGGAGATGCTATAGGTTTCGTCCACTTCATGTTACATGGCGATTTATTATATATTGATATGTTGGCCGTTGCACCCGCCGCGAAGCGTAAACGTTGGGGAATTTTACTTATGATTCAAGCAGAGCGCTTTGCGAAATCCCGCGGATGCAAACGATCCAAACTAATGGTGGATACAGTAAATTCAAGCGGTCTCGTCTTTTATTCTAAGTTAGGCTATTCTACTATCCGCTTACACAGCAGTAGTCAATCCTATGAACTCGAGAAATTTCTTTAA
- a CDS encoding ABC transporter permease — protein MDWITTLGQLINTALVFSTALIFASMGGVFSERSGVVNIGIEGLMTFGAFAAAVATFYAEGAGMGAASPYIGLLAAIVLGIIASLIHAVASITFKADQVVSGVVINFLAAGSTLYMVRLLFNGEGETTRLTEVFIKSDFFGLSEIPLIGEIFFHHYPTTYIAVAVVIISYYVLFKTPFGMRLRAVGEHPSAADTVGVKVNRMRYIGVMMSGALAALGGATVTLTTTSVFTHNTISGQGFIAIAAVIFGKWNPLGAFGAAVFFGFSQAIGNYVRLFDWSQNVPQEFIYMLPYVLTIIVLVAAVGRSSAPSALGEPYDPGKR, from the coding sequence ATGGATTGGATAACAACGCTCGGCCAATTGATCAACACGGCACTCGTTTTTTCGACTGCGCTTATCTTTGCGTCTATGGGAGGAGTCTTCTCGGAACGTTCTGGTGTTGTTAATATCGGTATCGAGGGATTAATGACCTTTGGAGCTTTTGCCGCTGCGGTAGCAACTTTCTATGCTGAAGGTGCTGGAATGGGTGCTGCATCTCCATATATCGGTCTCTTAGCAGCTATAGTGCTAGGGATTATTGCATCCCTTATCCATGCAGTAGCTTCTATAACATTTAAAGCTGATCAAGTAGTTAGTGGAGTAGTCATTAACTTTCTGGCTGCAGGGAGTACACTCTATATGGTTAGACTTCTGTTCAATGGTGAGGGAGAAACAACTCGATTGACAGAAGTATTTATTAAATCCGATTTCTTCGGTTTGTCAGAGATACCTTTAATTGGTGAGATTTTCTTTCACCATTATCCAACAACCTATATTGCGGTCGCAGTTGTTATTATTTCGTATTACGTACTGTTCAAAACCCCATTCGGTATGCGTTTGCGCGCAGTAGGTGAGCACCCGAGTGCTGCAGATACTGTAGGTGTTAAGGTAAACCGGATGCGCTATATTGGCGTTATGATGAGTGGTGCATTAGCTGCTCTAGGTGGAGCTACAGTGACGTTAACAACGACGAGTGTCTTTACTCATAACACGATTTCAGGCCAAGGATTTATTGCCATAGCTGCAGTAATTTTCGGGAAATGGAATCCATTGGGTGCTTTTGGTGCGGCTGTATTCTTTGGATTCTCTCAAGCGATCGGTAACTATGTGCGTCTGTTCGATTGGTCGCAAAATGTTCCACAAGAATTTATCTATATGCTACCGTATGTGTTAACGATTATTGTACTTGTAGCTGCAGTAGGAAGATCCTCTGCTCCATCTGCATTAGGTGAACCTTACGATCCGGGTAAACGATAA
- a CDS encoding ABC transporter permease, with the protein MNKILKFFTLDSLIIPIVAVIFGLIVGALIMLLGGYDPIVAYSSLLTSVFGSSYDFGETIREITPLIMTGLAVGFAARAGLFNIGAEGQYIVGMTAASFIGIKVTGLPTLIHAPLAIIVGGICGGLWAGIAGYLKAKRGVNEVIVCIMLNWTALYLGNYMVNNFMLLKGQQRSMDIQPTASISMDWLSVMFSDARMHLGTGLAVLAAVFFYVYMWKSKQGYELRAVGQNPNAAEYAGMNVSRNIVKAMFVSGVFAGLGGAFQVLGVFHYQTIMSGSPGVGFDGIAVSLIGMSHPFGILLGAGLFGTLTYGSDGMSFGAGVPPELIRIVIGSIIFFIAAQGIVRLVLKPIYLKRKKEKVL; encoded by the coding sequence ATGAATAAAATACTCAAATTTTTCACCCTAGATAGCCTGATTATTCCTATAGTTGCTGTTATATTCGGTCTTATTGTCGGAGCACTAATTATGCTATTAGGTGGTTATGATCCGATTGTAGCTTATAGTTCATTGCTAACATCCGTTTTTGGAAGTAGCTATGATTTTGGAGAGACCATTCGTGAGATCACACCGCTTATTATGACGGGTCTTGCTGTTGGTTTTGCTGCTCGTGCTGGTCTATTCAATATTGGTGCAGAAGGTCAGTATATAGTAGGAATGACAGCTGCTTCTTTTATTGGTATCAAAGTTACGGGTCTTCCAACCCTAATTCATGCCCCACTTGCTATTATTGTAGGTGGTATATGTGGAGGATTGTGGGCAGGTATTGCTGGGTATCTAAAAGCCAAGCGTGGTGTGAATGAGGTTATTGTCTGTATTATGTTGAACTGGACAGCGCTTTACTTAGGGAACTATATGGTTAATAATTTCATGCTTCTAAAAGGTCAACAAAGATCAATGGATATACAACCTACAGCATCTATATCTATGGACTGGTTGTCTGTCATGTTTAGTGATGCACGTATGCACTTAGGAACAGGGCTTGCAGTACTAGCTGCCGTTTTCTTTTATGTGTATATGTGGAAGAGCAAACAAGGCTATGAGCTTAGAGCGGTTGGACAGAATCCGAATGCAGCAGAATATGCAGGGATGAATGTGAGTCGCAATATTGTCAAAGCTATGTTTGTTAGTGGTGTGTTTGCAGGTCTTGGAGGTGCCTTTCAAGTCTTGGGTGTCTTCCATTACCAAACCATCATGTCAGGTAGTCCAGGAGTAGGATTTGACGGAATAGCGGTATCTCTAATTGGGATGAGCCATCCCTTCGGTATATTACTCGGTGCTGGTTTGTTTGGAACGTTGACCTACGGATCGGATGGCATGAGTTTCGGTGCTGGAGTTCCTCCAGAGCTTATCCGAATTGTAATAGGTTCCATCATTTTCTTTATTGCCGCACAAGGAATTGTACGGTTGGTGCTTAAACCTATCTATCTCAAACGCAAGAAAGAGAAGGTGTTGTAA
- a CDS encoding ABC transporter ATP-binding protein has translation MDAAIPVVELKQITKRFPGIVANDSISLKLHKGEIHALLGENGAGKSTLMNILFGLYQPDEGSIELNGEPVVIDSPNKAIAIGIGMVHQHFKLVQPFTVTENIILGKEPKKLGVHVDYKTAVAKIKKLSDQYGLKVNPNAKIQDISVGMQQRVEILKTLYRGADILIFDEPTAVLTPQEITELMIIMRRLVDEGKSIILITHKLKEIMQISDTVTIIRRGKVIDSVKTVDTNPNILAELMVGRSVSFKVDKKPASPGEPVLTVKDLKLKNKDNISVLNGLTMEVKAGEILGIAGVDGNGQSELIEALTGLKKADSGTITMMGTEITNGKPRQITESGVSHIPEDRHKHGLVLDFSVGDNMVLETYYKAPYNKHGFLNQQAITEQAERLIKQFDVRTPSTETKARSLSGGNQQKAIIAREIDKNPELLIAAQPTRGLDVGAIEFVQQQLIAQRDQGKAVLLISFELDEIMNVSDRILVIYEGRIVGEVLPEETNDQQLGLMMSGSTTSGGKGHE, from the coding sequence ATGGATGCAGCAATCCCTGTCGTTGAGTTGAAGCAAATTACGAAACGTTTTCCTGGCATTGTCGCCAACGACTCCATTAGCTTAAAATTGCATAAGGGAGAGATACATGCACTCCTAGGAGAGAATGGCGCGGGGAAATCCACTTTAATGAATATTTTATTTGGACTGTACCAGCCTGATGAAGGAAGTATTGAATTAAATGGTGAACCTGTAGTCATTGATAGCCCCAATAAGGCAATTGCTATAGGAATCGGGATGGTGCATCAGCATTTCAAGCTAGTCCAACCCTTTACAGTCACTGAGAATATTATTCTTGGGAAAGAGCCGAAGAAGCTTGGTGTTCATGTTGATTACAAAACAGCGGTAGCTAAGATTAAAAAGCTCTCTGATCAGTACGGGCTAAAAGTAAACCCGAATGCGAAGATTCAGGATATTTCAGTAGGAATGCAACAACGTGTAGAAATATTGAAGACGCTTTATCGTGGAGCGGATATCCTTATTTTTGACGAGCCTACTGCTGTATTAACACCTCAAGAAATCACCGAACTAATGATTATTATGAGACGTTTGGTAGATGAAGGAAAATCAATTATTCTGATTACTCATAAGTTGAAAGAAATTATGCAAATTTCTGATACAGTGACCATTATCCGACGTGGTAAAGTAATCGATTCAGTAAAGACTGTGGATACGAATCCTAATATACTAGCCGAATTAATGGTCGGCCGTAGTGTTTCATTCAAGGTTGATAAGAAGCCTGCGTCTCCGGGCGAACCTGTTCTTACAGTTAAGGATTTAAAGCTGAAGAATAAAGATAATATTTCTGTTCTAAATGGCCTTACTATGGAAGTAAAGGCTGGAGAAATATTAGGTATAGCTGGTGTTGATGGCAACGGTCAAAGCGAGCTAATTGAAGCTTTGACAGGACTCAAAAAAGCGGATAGTGGAACAATTACGATGATGGGTACTGAAATTACGAATGGGAAGCCGCGTCAGATTACAGAAAGCGGTGTCTCTCATATTCCTGAGGATCGACATAAGCATGGACTAGTTCTTGATTTCTCTGTAGGTGACAATATGGTGCTAGAAACGTATTATAAGGCTCCTTACAATAAACATGGTTTCCTAAATCAGCAAGCGATTACAGAGCAAGCTGAACGATTAATTAAACAATTTGATGTAAGAACACCGAGTACTGAGACGAAAGCTAGGTCCTTATCTGGAGGAAATCAGCAAAAGGCGATTATAGCCCGGGAAATAGATAAAAATCCAGAATTGCTTATTGCGGCTCAACCTACGCGTGGCTTGGATGTAGGTGCTATTGAATTTGTACAGCAACAGCTCATAGCTCAACGTGATCAAGGTAAAGCTGTACTGCTTATATCTTTTGAACTAGATGAGATTATGAATGTATCGGATCGAATATTAGTCATCTATGAGGGGCGAATTGTCGGTGAGGTATTGCCGGAAGAGACCAATGATCAGCAACTAGGCTTAATGATGTCTGGTAGCACGACGTCAGGAGGTAAGGGACATGAATAA